A genomic stretch from Candidatus Firestonebacteria bacterium RIFOXYD2_FULL_39_29 includes:
- a CDS encoding DUF2958 domain-containing protein has protein sequence MWAKPSKEELESVPKLYEQDGEGTAEKIVYMHFFVANCDWYITEYDRVDTFFGFAILGDPEMAEWGYISFMELKNLKVSWLEVDTDKHWQVRKVKEVPKIVQANGSW, from the coding sequence ATGTGGGCAAAACCATCAAAAGAAGAGCTTGAAAGCGTTCCAAAGCTGTATGAGCAAGACGGAGAAGGAACTGCTGAGAAAATAGTTTACATGCATTTCTTTGTAGCAAACTGTGACTGGTATATAACCGAGTACGATAGGGTGGATACGTTTTTTGGATTTGCAATTTTAGGCGATCCAGAAATGGCTGAGTGGGGTTATATAAGCTTCATGGAATTAAAGAATCTGAAAGTATCTTGGCTCGAAGTGGATACGGATAAACATTGGCAAGTCAGGAAAGTAAAAGAAGTACCAAAGATCGTCCAAGCTAACGGTTCTTGGTGA